A segment of the Nostoc sp. TCL26-01 genome:
TTCACTAAACCTTGATCTAGTTGGCTGATAATCAGTGATTCAGTTTCCCCAGCGTCTCTTTGTTGTTTAGTTTCACCCACACACAAAATGGGAGTTAAACCATAATATTGGGCTGCTTTTAGGCGTAAATTAACTGTCTCGTTAGTCTCTCCAAAATATTGTCGTCGTTCGCTATGGCCGACAATGACATAACGTACACCTATTTCTGTCAACATCGGGGCAGAAATTTCCCCAGTGTAGGCTCCATTTTCTACCCAATGGACATTTTGCGCTCCCAGTTGTACACGGCTACCATGTAAACTCTTGGACAAAATGCCCAAATCAGTGAAAGGAGGGCAAAGCAGCACGTCCCGTTCTTGAGGTGTGTCCTCTAATGCAGGCAGAAATTCTTGTAAAAACTCTTGGGACTCTGCCTGAGTTTTGAACATTTTCCAGTTACCGGCAATAACTATTTTCCGCACAGGTGATTTAGTCAAGTTCCTAACGCTACTAGATGCAATTTTCAGTCTAGAACTTTTTTGGGTGCAATCAGCATTTTAAATCAAAGCTTGACCGCTTTTATAGTTTTTGCTGCTC
Coding sequences within it:
- the tpiA gene encoding triose-phosphate isomerase — protein: MRKIVIAGNWKMFKTQAESQEFLQEFLPALEDTPQERDVLLCPPFTDLGILSKSLHGSRVQLGAQNVHWVENGAYTGEISAPMLTEIGVRYVIVGHSERRQYFGETNETVNLRLKAAQYYGLTPILCVGETKQQRDAGETESLIISQLDQGLVNVDQYNLVIAYEPIWAIGTGDTCETKEANRVIGLIRSQLKNPDVPIQYGGSVKANNIDEIMAQPEIDGVLVGGASLEPASFARIVNYQ